Proteins found in one Phocoena sinus isolate mPhoSin1 chromosome 5, mPhoSin1.pri, whole genome shotgun sequence genomic segment:
- the ZBTB49 gene encoding zinc finger and BTB domain-containing protein 49 isoform X5, protein MQRKLVKHRVRHTGERPYSCSACGKCFGGSGDLRRHVRTHTGEKPYTCDICNKCFTRSAVLRRHKKMHCRADDQGQDALEELTQAIETSDLEKSQSSDSFSQDVSLTLMPVSVKIPIHPVEEDSVAEFDGPCKFRSLVQSHGASEQEKLSLGPLKLTKPHVPQAQHQAYSYSGVEASAGTEPLQADGMAAIRSSLAALDHHCADPLGSRASAPAYRNSEGQFFSSMTLWGLAMKTLQNEGELDQ, encoded by the exons ATGCAGAGGAAGTTGGTAAAGCACAGAGTTCGGCACACGGGTGAGCGGCCTTACAGCTGCTCTGCCTGTG gaaaATGTTTCGGAGGATCCGGCGACCTCCGCAGGCACGTCCGCACTCACACAGGGGAGAAGCCGTACACGTGTGACATCTGCAACAAGTGCTTCACCCGCTCTGCCGTGCTGCGGCGGCACAAGAAGATGCACTGCAGGGCCGACGACCAGGGGCAGGACGCTCTGGAGGAGCTCACGCAGGCCATCGAGACCTCGGACCTGGAGAAATCTCAGAGCTCGGATTCTTTTTCTCAGGACGTGTCCTTGACTTTGATGCCCGTGTCTGTTAAAATCCCCATCCACCCAGTGGAAGAAGACTCAGTGGCAGAATTTGACGGCCCCTGTAAGTTCCGgtccctggttcagtctcacgGAGCAAGTGAGCAGGAGAAGCTCAGCTTGGGTCCCCTCAAGCTCACCAAGCCTCACGTGCCGCAGGCGCAGCACCAGGCCTACAGCTACTCAGGCGTGGAGGCCTCGGCTGGCACAGAGCCGCTGCAAGCCGACGGCATGGCCGCGATCCGCTCGTCCCTGGCTGCCCTGGACCATCACTGCGCCGACCCCCTGGGCAGCCGCGCGTCCGCCCCTGCGTACAGGAACTCGGAGGGACAGTTCTTCTCCAGCATGACCCTCTGGGGGCTGGCGATGAAGACGCTGCAGAACGAAGGCGAGCTGGACCAGTGA
- the ZBTB49 gene encoding zinc finger and BTB domain-containing protein 49 isoform X4, translating into MAGNLQTHLRRHSGEKPYICEICGKRFAASGDVQRHIIIHSGEKPHLCDICGRGFSNFSNLKEHKKTHTADKVFTCDECGKSFNMQRKLVKHRVRHTGERPYSCSACGKCFGGSGDLRRHVRTHTGEKPYTCDICNKCFTRSAVLRRHKKMHCRADDQGQDALEELTQAIETSDLEKSQSSDSFSQDVSLTLMPVSVKIPIHPVEEDSVAEFDGPCKFRSLVQSHGASEQEKLSLGPLKLTKPHVPQAQHQAYSYSGVEASAGTEPLQADGMAAIRSSLAALDHHCADPLGSRASAPAYRNSEGQFFSSMTLWGLAMKTLQNEGELDQ; encoded by the exons gCGGGTAATTTGCAGACTCACTTACGTCGGCATTCTGGGGAGAAACCATACATCTGCGAGATCTGCGGGAAGAG GTTTGCAGCCTCTGGTGATGTCCAGCGTCACATCATTATTCACTCAGGAGAAAAACCACACTTGTGTGACATCTGTGGTCGAG GGTTCAGTAACTTCAGTAATTTGAAGGAGCACAAAAAGACACACACGGCTGATAAAGTCTTCACCTGTGATGAGTGTGGAAAGTCTTTTAACATGCAGAGGAAGTTGGTAAAGCACAGAGTTCGGCACACGGGTGAGCGGCCTTACAGCTGCTCTGCCTGTG gaaaATGTTTCGGAGGATCCGGCGACCTCCGCAGGCACGTCCGCACTCACACAGGGGAGAAGCCGTACACGTGTGACATCTGCAACAAGTGCTTCACCCGCTCTGCCGTGCTGCGGCGGCACAAGAAGATGCACTGCAGGGCCGACGACCAGGGGCAGGACGCTCTGGAGGAGCTCACGCAGGCCATCGAGACCTCGGACCTGGAGAAATCTCAGAGCTCGGATTCTTTTTCTCAGGACGTGTCCTTGACTTTGATGCCCGTGTCTGTTAAAATCCCCATCCACCCAGTGGAAGAAGACTCAGTGGCAGAATTTGACGGCCCCTGTAAGTTCCGgtccctggttcagtctcacgGAGCAAGTGAGCAGGAGAAGCTCAGCTTGGGTCCCCTCAAGCTCACCAAGCCTCACGTGCCGCAGGCGCAGCACCAGGCCTACAGCTACTCAGGCGTGGAGGCCTCGGCTGGCACAGAGCCGCTGCAAGCCGACGGCATGGCCGCGATCCGCTCGTCCCTGGCTGCCCTGGACCATCACTGCGCCGACCCCCTGGGCAGCCGCGCGTCCGCCCCTGCGTACAGGAACTCGGAGGGACAGTTCTTCTCCAGCATGACCCTCTGGGGGCTGGCGATGAAGACGCTGCAGAACGAAGGCGAGCTGGACCAGTGA